In Pyxidicoccus xibeiensis, the genomic stretch ATGCCGGTGCCCTCGCCGCCGCCGACGCTGCTGATGTCGCGCACGCGGTTGCGGCGGATGACGATGCCAGAGGGCATGGGGCCCTCGCGGTTGCCACCCACGGAGATGCCCTTGGCGGAGTCGTAGATTTCGTTGTCCTCCACCGTCACGTCACGCGCGGAGTAGTGCACCACGACGACGTCGCCCTTCGCCGTGGAGGACGGGCGGAACTGGTGCATCCGGTTGTTGCGGATGACCACGCGGTAGCACGTCTTGATGTCCACCGCGTTCTCACGGTTGGCGTAGAAGTGGTTGTTCTCCACCACCAGCCCGTCCGCGGGCGGCAGCGAGCTGAAGCCCTCGGGCCCCAGGCACTGGACGGAGTCACCCGAGTTGTCGTGGATGTCGTTGTTGCGCACGGTGATGTCGCGCGACGTGGGCTGCACCACGACGCCGTGCGAGTCCTTGTCGCCCGTGTTCTTCAAGAAGTCGTGGATGTGGTTGTTCTCGATGGTGGCGCCCCGGGCGTTGTCGTAGGTCGTCACGCCCGCGCCGGCGCCGCCGTGGTGCAGCTCCGAGTTGGCCAGCACCGAGCCCGTCACGTCCCCCTGGAAGGTGACGGCGAAGAAGGACTGGCGCTGCACGTCGACCTCGAAGCCGTCGATGACCCAGTTCGGACGGCGCAGCTGGATGAGCGCCCCGCCGCCGTTGCCGGGGATGATGCGCGGACGGCCCTCGCCCTGGAGGGTGATCTTCGCGTCGGGCGTGCCCGGCTTCGCGTTGGTGTCGATGACGATGCGCTCGGGATAGGTGCCGGCCAGCACGCGGATGACCTCGCCGGGGTTGGCCTGGCTGATGGCCTTCGCGATGGTGCGGAAGGGCGCCGCGGCGCTGCCGTCACCGGCGTCGTTGCCGCTCTGGCTCACCACCCACTCTCGGGAGAAGGCCGCGGGCACCGCGGGAGACAGCGGCATGGCCTGGATGCCCGGCTGCGGGCCCGGCTCGGCGAGATTGACGTGGTCCGGGTGCGCGGGCAGCTCCGCCACCGGGGTGTCCGGGACGGGCTGCACGCCCAGGGCCGGACGGGCGACAGGGCCCGCGCCGGGCGCGGGAGCACCGGGCGCCGCGGGGGCACCGGGCGCCGCGGGGGGCGCCATGGGGGACGGCGCGGGGGTGGACGGAGCGACCGTCCCCAGGTCCGGCAGGTTGAACCAACCGCCCTGGTCCTGGGCGTGGGCAGTCGCGCCGAGCATGAGCAGGCTCGCGGCCAGGGCGGCCGTCGGGGTCTTCAGCGTCAAGCAGTTGCCTCGTCGAATTTTCATGAGCAGGGCCAACGCCGGAGTCGTGGCGCTCTATTCACGCCCCGCCCTGTCGGCCCCGGCGCAGCCCTTGCGGCCCGGCGGGCGTACGCCCGTGACATCCCCGAGGAACGGCGGCTACGGTGGCGCCCTCCGTGCGACCCGCCGTCTCGCTGCTCCTCGTCACCGTCCTCTTCACCGCCTGCGCGGCGCCGAAGCCCGCGCCCGGCAAGCCCCCTCCCCCGCCCCCCGGGCAGGCAGGCGTGTCTCCAGACGGTGGCACGGGGCCGCTGGAAGCCCCCGCGGCGCCTGACGGGGGCGCCGTGGGCTCCGACGCGGGGACGCCGACGCTCCCGGGCGGCGAGGACCCGCTGGCCCAGGGACTGCCGGGGCCGGGAGACCTCAAGCGGCTGGACTTCCGGGGCGGCGAGCCCCGCATCCCCATCCGGCTGATGGAGGGCCGGCGCGAGGTGATGTTCTCCTCGCGGGGCCGGATGCGGCTGCGCTTCGGCGGGCCCGACGACAAGGTGCTGGACGCGGCGGCGGGCACGCGCTGGACGGTGCGCGTGACACAGGGCGAGCCGGCGGTGCTCTCCGCGCGCGTGCAGCTGGGCGAGTTCCGCGTCGCGGACCGCGAGGGCCTGAGCGCGGCGCAGGAGGAGTGGCGGGCCCGCGGGCTGGCGGTGCGCGCGCACGTGCTGGGCGCGGTGTACGGCATCGCCGGCAAGGTCATCGACAACCGGCGCTACCTGCTCCTGCTGGACGAGGCGCTCTCCCCCGAGGCGGCGGCCCGCAAGCAGGCGGAGCTGCTGCGCGAGTACGGGGTGCGCACGTCGCTCTTCGAGGAGGCGCGCACGCCCGCACGCGCCATCCTGGAGCTGAGGGACGAGTCCGGCGTCGTGGTGGGGCTGGCACAGGACCGGCTGGACGCGGAGACGCCGGACGGCGCGGGCTTCGACGTGCGGCAGGTGGAGTACGGCGTCGGCTACGACTTCCACGGCTTCGAGGACCGCACCTTCCGGGGCGCGCTGCAGCTGGTGGTGGACCGCGCGGGCCTGCTGGCCGTGGTGAACGTCGTCCCCCTGGAAGACCTCCTGAAGGGGCTGGTGCCGGCGGAAATCTTCGCGCGCGCCCACCCGGAGGCCCTCAAGGCCCAGGCCGTCACCGCGCGGGGCGAGGTGCTGGCCAAGGTGGGCATCAAGCACCTGGCGGACCCGTACCTCCTCTGCTCCGAGCAGCACTGCGCCGTGTACCGGGGCCGCACGGGCGAGGCGGCCAGCACCACCGCCGCCGTGGAGGCCACCCGGGGCGAGGGCCTCTTCAGCGCGGACGGGCGGCTGGTGGACTCGGTGTACAGCGCGGTGTGCGGCGGCCACACGGAGGACAACGACGTGGTGTGGGGCGGGCCGCCGGACCCCACCCTGCGCGGGCGCCCGGACGTGCTGGAGCCCGCCGGCCGCATCCCCCTGCCCGCCCACCTGGAGGAATGGCTGTCCGCCTCGGACCTGCCGGCCGCCTGCCGGCTGTCCAGCTTCGCGCAGCCCACCAAGTTCCGCTGGGAGAAGCGCTTCACCGCGGCCCAGGTGGACGCCCTGACGGAGAAGCTGGGGGTGGGGCGCATCCAGGCCCTGGCCCTGTCCGAGCGGGGGGTGTCCGGACGGGCGCGGGTGCTGACGCTGTCAGGGGACAGGGGCGCCACCCAGGTCCGGGGCGAGCTGAACATCCGCCGGCTCTTCGGCATGCTCAACAGCAGCATGGCGGTGGTGGAGCCCGAGCGGGATGCCGAGGGCCAACTCACCGGCTGGCTTTTCCGTGGCGGGGGCTGGGGCCACGGAGTAGGGATGTGCCAGACAGGCGCCATCGGCCGGGCGGAGGCCGGGCAGCGCTACCAGGACATCCTCCGTCACTACTTCAACGGCGCCGAGGTGGCCCCCATCTATTGAAGTCCGAGGGGGACGCCCATGCGTACCAGTGCACGTCTCGCGAATCTCCTCCCCTGCCCACCTGTTCTGCCGCGAACGGGACGGGACTAGACAGCCGGCCTGGAGGTTTATCATCGCGCCGTGAGCACGGGTCCTTCTCCTACAGACTGGCGTCGCCGGAAGCGAAGGGGGTCGCCGTGGCGGCTCGTCGCGGCGGTGGCGCTCGCCCTCCTGGTGCACGTGGCCTATGTGGGTGCCGTGCTCCTGGCGGGCTCCCTGCAGCCGGGCTCCGCCTCCAAGGACCGCAAGCCGGTGACGCGGCCCACCTCCGTGGCCGTCCGCCCGCTCACCGCGGACCAGTGGGCGAAGAACCGGGGCAAGAACGCGCCCTCCGCCAAGGTGACGCAGCGGCCCCGCGCCCAGGAGAAGAAGCCCGAGGAGAAGAAGCCGGAGACGCGCCCCGAGGGTCAGGTGGTGGACGTCGCCCCGGGCAACGAGCAGGAGGCGCCGGACGCGAAGTACCTCGCGGAGAGCAACAACCGCGTGGACAAGGAGACGCGCGCCCGGGAGCAGACGCCCTTCTACCGCAACGCCACGCCCCAGCGGACCGCGCCCAAGGACCAGCAGGGCGCGGACAGCCAGGCGCAGGCGCCCCGCATCGCCGGCAACAACGGCATGGGCAATGACGACAACCCCATGTCCGAGGCCGGCCAGAAGTCCGCCTTCGAGATTCCCGACGCGCGCCGCAAGTCCGAGGTCGCCGTGAAGACGGACCCCAACACGCGCGGCCCGGGCGTCGTCGTGAATCCCCAGAACGAGAGCGACGAGGTGGTGGGCAACTCGAAGCGCCTGCGCATCCAGCCGGGCTTGGGCGAGGAGCAGGACGGCTCGGCCGGGCGCGTGGGCGCTCCGGGCGTGGCCGCGCTGATGCCGTCCCGCGCCGTCATGGACAAGGTGCTGGGCGCCGCCCCCAATGACCACCTCGACGAGGCCGACGAGGGCGACGCCACCCTCCTCAACACGCGCGAGTGGAAGTACGCCAGCTTCTTCAACCGCGTGAAGCAGAGCGTGGGGATGCACTGGAACCCCAACGAGCAGCTGCGCCGAAGGGACCCCACCGGGAGCACCTACTCCGGGAAGGACCGGTACACGCTCCTGGAAATCACGCTCGACGAGAAGGGTCAGGTGAAGGACATCCAGGTGGAGAAGAGCAGCGGCCTGGACTTCCTGGACCTGGAGGCGGTGTCCTCCTTCAAGCGCGCGCAGCCCTTCCCCAATCCGCCGCCGGGCCTGCTGAGCCAGGACGCGGAGGTGAAGTTCCAGTTCGGCTTCTTCATGGAGTTCGGCGGCGGCCCGCGGATGCGGCTGTTCCGCCAGCCCAACTGAAGGCCCACGCTTCTCTCGCCGCCGGGCGGGGTTCCCACTACCCTGCGGCGCCGTGGAAACCTCTGTCGGCGACCGCAGCCTCGCCCTTCAACAGCGCAGCCGGAAGATCCGCGTCGTCCTGCTGGCCATCCTCGGGGCCAACTGGGTGGTGGCCGCCGCCAAGCTCGTCTTCGGGCTGCTCAGCCACTCCGCCGCGGTGACGGCGGACGGGCTGCACTCGTTCATCGACGGGGGCTCCAACGTGCTGGGGCTGGTGGCCATGGGCGTGGCCTCGCGGCCGGCGGACGAGGACCACCCCTACGGGCACGGCAAGTTCGAGGCGCTCGCGTCGCTGGGCATCGGCGCGATGATTGGCATCGGCATGCTGGAGCTGGGGCGCATGGCGCTCGACTCGCTGCTGAAAGACAAGCACCCGCAGGTGACGGCGACGATGGCGGGGGTGATGGTCTTCACCCTGGTCGTCAACGTCGCGGTGACGCGGGTGGAGCGGCACTACGGCCAGAAGTACAAGAGCACCCTGCTGCTGGCGGACGCGAGCCACACCATGTCCGACGTCTGGGTCACCCTCGCCGTGCTGGCCTCGCTGCTGCTGGTGTGGCTGGGCTTCCCGCGCGCGGACGGGCTGATTGCCCTGGGCGTCATGGTGTTCGTGGCGTGGGTGGCCTACGGCATCGTCCGGCAGGCGGTGGGCATCCTGTCCGACACGGCGCGGTTGGACCCGGTGGAAGTCGCGCGGCACACCACGGGCGTGGTGGGCGTGCGCTCCTGCCGTGACGTGCGCAGCCGCGGCATGGAGGAGAGCGTCTACGTGGACCTCAAAATCGAGGTGGACCCGAACCTGTCCACCGCGCAGGCCCACGAGGTGGCGGACCGCGTGGAGCGCGCCATCCAGGACAACTACCCGCAGGTGGTGGACGTGGTGGTCCACGTGGAGCCGGCGCGCGCCGGGGCGTCCCGCCCGTAGGCCCCGGGACGCCCCGCCCCTCACCCGCCGCGCTGCTTCTCCGGCTCGGCCTTGGAGAGGGTGACGGAGATGACGTCGAGCAGGACCTCCAGCTTGAAGGGCTTCGCCAGGAAGCCGGCCACCGCGTGTCCCTGGAGCACCGAGCGGGACGCGGAGGACATCACCACCACGGGGATGCGCTGGGCGCGGGCATCCAGCGCCCGGGCCATGAGGAAGCCGCGGCCGTCCATCAGCGGCATCATCAGGTCCAGGAGCACCAGGTCCGGAGCCCGCTCCGCCAGCAGCCGCAGGCCGTCCTGGCCGTCGCGGGCGGTGAAGGCCTCGTAGCCCTCGTCCTGGAGGATCTCGCACAGGGTGGCCGCGAGGATGTCCTCGTCCTCGATGATGAGGATGCGCCTCATCGCTGTTTCCTTCCACGTGGGGGTCGGGACACCTGTTTCTTCGCGGTCTTCGCGGGTGGGCTCGCTCTCTTCCGGGTGCGATTCCCACTCCGCGCCGTCGCGGGCGCGTGCGGCCGGGGCTGGCCGGTGATGACAGCATCCAGCTCCGCGTAGCTCCCCCGCACCTCCAGGCCCCGGGAGGAGATGGCCAGCTCGCGCAGGTGGGGGTCATTGTCGCTGTCGCGCATCTTCAGCACGGAGACGAGCCGGTGGAGGCGCCCGCTCAGCTCGAAGAAGCGCACGAACAGCACGTTGTCGGCCAGGGCCTCCACGCCCCGGATGGAGGCATGCAGCTCCGGCCCGAACAGCTCGTTCGGCTGTTGGGTCAGCAGCACGGTGACGTCCCTGTCCCGGAGCGTGTTGAGCAGCGCCGCCAGGAAGCGCATGGTGCGCCCGGCGTCGGAAGCCTCCAGGACGAGCGACTCCAGGCCATCCAGGAGGAGGCGGCGGCACCCGCGCTGCTCCACCAGGGAGACGAGGTCCTGCGCCAGCGAATCCGGCAGCGTCTCCACCGGCGCGCGGACCTCCACATGCACCCGGCCGGCCTCCACCCACTTGCGCAGCGGCAGCCCCACGGAGTCCGCCTTGAGCAGCAGCTGCGCGGCGCCCTCGCCGAAGCCGAAGTACAGGCCCGGCTCACCGCTCGCCGCGCCCTCCGCGAGGAAGTGGAGCCCGAGCAGCGTCTTGCCACCTCCCGGGCTGCCCAGCAGCAGCGTGGACGAGCGCGTGACGAGCCCGCCCCCACACATCGCATCCAGGCCGGGGATGCCCCAGCGCGAGCGCCGGCTCGGGTCCGCGACCTTCTCGGAGCCGCTGCGGTGGAGCGCCTCGTAGCGGGGGAAGATGCAGACGCCGTTCTGGTCGATGGTCAGGGTGTGCCGTCCGGACAGGTTGTTGCTGCCCCGGAACTTGATGACCTCCAGGCCGCGGATGGCCTTCAGCCCCACGCGCTCCAGCTGGAGTGAGAGGATGCCGTCCGCCATGACGTGCTCGACGTCCGTCGTCTTGGCCTCCTCGGAGGAGATGAGGAAGGTGGTGCAGCCCGTCAGGCTCGTGCGCACCGAGAGGGACTGGAGGAACTCCCGCAGCGGCACGTGCGCGCGGATGTGCTCGCGCACCACGTTGAACCCGTCGATGACGAGCACCTGCGCCCCCTTGTCCCGGAGCACCTGGCTGAGGAGCTCCAGCAGCGCCCGCGCCCCACCCTCCTTCAGCGCGTTGACGCCGCTGACGTAGTGGACGTGCGTGCCCACCAGCTCCTGCTGGAAGAACGCCAGCGAGCGCAGGTGGAGCACCATCCGCGCGTGGGTCTCCGTGAGCATCGTCACGTAGACGGACGACACGCCCTGCTTCGCCAGGTTGAAGCACATCTGGTTGGCGAGCGTCGTCTTCCCCGTGCCCGGCGGGCCCGTGAGGATGTACAGCCCGCCCCGGAGCCAGCCTCCGCCCAGGATGGGGTCCAGATGAGGCGTGCTGCTCGAGAGCCGTGAGTCCTCCGCCTCCGGAGGGATGGAATCCACGCGTGTTGCTCCTTCCGCCACTCACACTGTCGTCTTCGGGACGATGAGCATTGGGAGCACACGCATTCACTCCCGGCCGGCGCTCCGGCCTCAGGGCAGGCGGGCGGGCGGGCGCGTGGAGGTGCGGCCGCTCAAAAAGACGAGGGCCGCCTCCCCGCGAGAGGGAGACGGCCCCAAGCCTTCAGCCGCGCCACGGGGGCGCGGCCCGCATCACGCGGCCTTCGGGTCCATGTAGTCCTCGATGGGCGGGCACGAGCAGACCAGCTTGCGGTCCCCGAGCACGTTGTTGAGGCGGCCCACGGACGGCCAGAACTTGTTCTCGCGCACCCACGGGGCGGGGAAGACGGCCTGCTCGCGCGAGTAGGGCCGGTTCCACTCCGGGGCGGTGAGGACGCGGGCGGTGTGGGGCGCGTTCTTCAGGACGTTGTTGTCCTTCGGCATGCGCCCCTCCTCGATGTCGCGAATCTCCTGGCGGATGGCAATCATCGCGTCGCAGAAGCGGTCCAGCTCCGCCTTGGACTCGGACTCCGTGGGCTCAATCATCAGCGTGCCCGCCACCGGGAACGACACGGTGGGCGCGTGGAAGCCGAAGTCCATGAGGCGCTTGGCCACGTCCTCCACCTCGACACCCGACGTCTTCTTGAGCGGGCGCAGGTCGACGATGCACTCGTGCGCCACCTTGCCGCGCTTGCCGCGGTAGAGCACCGGGTAGTGGGGCTGCAGCCGCTCGGCGATGTAGTTGGCGTTGAGGATGGCCAGCTTGGTGGCCTGGGTGAGGCCCTCGCCGCCCATCATGGTGGCGTACATCCACGAGATGAGCAGGATGCTGGCGCTGCCCCACGGGGCCGCGGAGATGGCGCCGATGGCCTCGCTGCCGCCCGTCTGGATGACCGGGTGGCCCGGCAGGAACTTCACCAGGTGGCTGGCCACGCAGATGGGGCCCATGCCCGGGCCGCCACCGCCGTGCGGGATGCAGAACGTCTTGTGCAGGTTGATGTGGCACACGTCCGCGCCGACGAGGCCCGGAGCCGTGAGGCCCACCTGCGCGTTGAGGTTCGCGCCGTCCATGTACACCTGGCCGCCGCGCTCGTGGATGACGGAGCAGATCTCCTGGATGTCCTCCTCGAAGACGCCGTGCGTGGAGGGGTACGTCACCATCAGCGCCGCCAGCTGGTCCTTGTGCTGGTCCGCCTTGGCGCGCAGGTCCGCGAGGTCGATGTTGCCGTCCTCGTCGCACTTGGTGACGACGACCTTGTAGCCCGCCATCACCGCGGAGGCCGGGTTGGTGCCGTGCGCGGAGGAAGGAATCAGGCACACGTCGCGGTGCGCCTGGCCGCGGCTCTGGTGGTACGCGCGGATGACGAGCAGGCCCGCGTACTCACCCTGGCTGCCGGCGTTGGGCTGCAGCGAGCACCCGGCGAAGCCGGTGACGGCGGTGAGCATGCGCTCCAGCTGCTCGAAGATGACCTTGTAGCCGGCCGCCTGCGAGGTGGGGGCGAACGGGTGCAGCCGGCCGAACTGCGGCCACGTCACCGGAATCATCTCCGCGGTGGCGTTGAGCTTCATGGTGCAGCTGCCCAGCGGAATCATCGAGTGCGTGAGGGACAGGTCCTTCGCCTCGAGCCGCCGGATGTAGCGCAGCATCTCCGTCTCGGAGTGGTAGCTGTTGAAGACGGAGTGCTCGAGGAACGCGCTGCTGCGGCGCAGCCCCTGCTCCACCGGGCTCTCCACCGGGGTGGTGCCCAGGTCGTACAGCGAGGGAACACCGGCCTTGCCCGTGCCGGTGGCGAAGGCCGCGAGGATGGCCTCCACGTCCGAGGGCCGCGTCGTCTCGTCCAGGGACACGCCCACCGTCTTGTCGTCGATGCGGCGGAAGTTCATCCGCGCCTGCTCGGCGGCGGACAGCACCGCGCGCACCTGCGCCCCGGTCAGCTCCACGCGCAGCGTGTCGAAGTACTGGGCGTGCTTCGGCGCCAAGCCCAGCTTCGTCAGGCCGCGCGCCAAGAGCGCGGTGAGGCCGTGCACGCGCTCGGCGATGGCCTTGAGCCCCTTGGGCCCGTGGTAGACGGCGTACATGCTGGCGATGACGGCCAGCAGCACCTGCGCGGTGCAGATGTTGCTCGTCGCCTTCTCGCGGCGGATGTGCTGCTCGCGCGTCTGCAGCGCCATGCGCAGCGCGCGCCGGCCCTGCGCGTCCTCGGACACGCCGATGAGGCGGCCCGGCATGACGCGGGTGTAGGCATTCTTCGTGGCGAAGTAGCCGGCGTGCGGGCCGCCGTAGCCCAGCGGGACGCCGAAGCGCTGCGCGCTGCCCACCGCCACGTCCGCGCCGAACTCGCCCGGAGGCGTGAGCAGCGTGAGGCTCAAGAGGTCCGCCGCGACGATGAGCAGGCCGCCCGCGGCGTGCACCTTCTCGCCGAAGCCCCGGTAGTCGTACACCGCGCCGTCGGTGGACGGGTACTGCACCAGCGCGCCCACGTACTTCTTCGCGGCCAGGTCCACCGTGCGGTGGTCGCCCACGACGACCTCCACGCCCAGCGGCTGGGCGCGGGTGCGCACGACGTCGAGGGTCTGCGGGTGGCAGGCCTCGGACACGAAGAAGGCCGCGCCCGACTCCTCGCCCTTGAGGTGCAGGGCCAGCCCCATGGCCTCGGCCGCGGCGGTGCCCTCGTCGAGCAGCGAGGCGTTGGCCACCTCCAGGCCCGTCAGGTCCATGATGACCGTCTGGAAGTTGAGTAGCGCCTCCAGCCGGCCCTGGGCAATCTCCGCCTGGTACGGCGTGTACTGCGTGTACCAGCCCGGGTTCTGGAAGATGTTCCGGAGGATGACGTTCGGGGTGTGGGTGTCGTGGTAGCCCATCCCGATGAACGAGCGGAACACCTGGTTCTTCGCGGCAATCGCCTCCAGCTCCGCCAGCAGCTCGTGCTCACCGCGCGGCGCGCCCAGCCGCAGCGGCTCCTTGGCGCGGATGGCCGGCGGGACGGCCTGCTCGATGAACGCGTCGAGCGAGGTCACCCCCAGGGTGGCCAGCATCTTCTTCAGCTCGTGCTCGTCCGGACCGTTGTGCCGGCCGGCGAACGACTCCTGATACTTCCAATTCAAGGACATGGCAGTCGGGCTCGCGTGCGAGTCGGAAAAATCGAGGACCGTCACTAACAGCCGGGCGGTAGCGCTTCAGTGCTACGCGTTCTTGAGCAGGTCGGCGTACGCGGCGGCATCCATGAGCGCGTCTACCTGCTTGGGGTCCGACAGCTCGACTTCGACAATCCACCCCGCCCCGTAGGGGTCCGTGTTGACGGTGGAGGGGTTGTCCGCCAGCGCGTCATTCACCTTCACCACGGTGCCGGTGAGCGGCGAGTACAGCTCCGACACGGCCTTGGTGGACTCGATGACGCCGAACTGCTTGCCCTCGGTGAGGGTGGCGCCCACCTTGGGCAGCTCCACGTACACCACGTCGCCCAGCGACTCCTGGGCATGGGCGGTGACACCCACCACCACCACCTTGCCCTGGACGCGGGCCCACTCGTGCTCACGGGTGTACTTCAGGTCGCCGGGAATGTTGTCGGCCATGTCGTTGCTCCTCAAATGGGGCTGGATGCTTCAGGGCTTCTTGTAGAACGGCGTCTTCACCACCACGGCGGGCACGGGGCGGCCACGGATGTCCACGTCGAAGGTGGAGCCCTCCGCGGAAAGCTCGGCCGGCACGTAGCCGATGCCGATGGGCTTCTTCACGGACGGGCCCATGGTGCCGCTCGTCACCTCGCCCACCGGCTTGCCGTCCTTGTGGATGGCGTAGCCATGGCGGGGGATGCCGCTGCCCGTCACCTCGAAGCCCACCAGCTTGCGCTTCACGCCCGCGGCCTTCTGCGCCACCAGCGCGTCCTTTCCAATGAAGGCAGGCTTGTCGAGCTTCACAATCCAGCCGAGGCCGGCCTCGAGCGCGGTGTGGGCGTCGTCGATGTCGTTGCCGTAGAGGGCGTACTTCATCTCCGTGCGCAGGCTGTCGCGAGCGCCCAGGCCGCACGGCTTCACGCCGTCCTGCTGGCCTTCGGTGAGCAGCGCGTCCCAGAGCTTCACCGCGTCGTCGGGCGCGCAGTACAGCTCGAAGCCGTCCTCGCCGGTGTAGCCGGTGCGGGAGATGATGCTCTTGACGCCCGCCACCTCGCCCTCGGCGAAGCGGTAGGTGCCAATCTTCGAGGTGTCCGTCTTCGTCAGGCGCTGGACGAGGCCGGCGGCCCTGGGGCCCTGCACGGCGATCTGCGCCCAGTCGTCCCCGCGGTCCACGGGCTTGACGCCCTTGGCGTGCTCCTTCATCCAGGCGAAGTCCTTCTCGCGGTTGCTGGAGTTGACGCAGATGAAGATGCGCTCGGGGCTGAAGCGGTAGGCGACGATGTCGTCCACGAAGGTGCCCCGCTCGTTGAGCAGGCCCGCGTACACCGCCTGGCCGTCCGAGATGCGGGCGAGGTCATTGGAGATGAGGCCGTTGACCGTCTCCAGCGCGCCGGGGCCGGAGAACTCCACCTCGCCCATGTGCGAGACGTCGAACAGGCCGACGGCGGTGCGCACGGCCTCGTGCTCGCCGATGACGGACGAGTACTGCACCGGCATGTCCCAACCGACAAAGTCCACCATCCGAGCGCCCAGCTTGCGGTGGGCGTCGTTGAGAGGCGTACGCCGGGCCATCATCTTCTCCTGGAGGGGTGTGGAAAACGGCGCGGACTATAGCCGCGAGACTTCGCCAATCAAGGCCGACGGGGACCGTCTACACTGGGGCAGACATGAAGATTCGTAATCGGTTGAATCCATCCAACCCCTGCTTCTCCTTCGAGTTCTTCCCGCCGAAGACGGACGAGGGCGTGGCCAACCTCCTCAAGACACTGGAGGACCTGGCGCCGCTGCAGCCCGGCTTCGTGTCGGTGACGTACGGGGCCGGCGGCAGCACGCGCGACCGGACGGTGGAGCTGGTCACCCGCATCAAGAAGGAGACGGGCATCGAGGCCATGGCGCACCTGACGTGCGTGGGCCACTCGCGCGAGGAGCTGCGCGAGCTGTTGAAGCGGCTGGCGGACGCCAGGCTGGACAACCTGCTGGTGCTGCGCGGGGACCCGCCGCTGGGCGAGAAGCAGTTCGTGCCGACGCCGGGCGGCTTCCAGTACGCGTCGGAGATGGTGCGATTCATCCGAGAAGAGGATTTCAACTTCTGCCTCGGAGGGGCGTGCTATCCGGAGGGCCACGTGGAGACGCTCTCCCGGGACGACGACCTGCGTCATCTGAAGGAGAAGGTGGACGCGGGACTGGACTTCGTCGTCACGCAGCTCTTCTTCGACAACGCGTTCTTCTTCGACTTCGTGGAGCGGGCCCGTCGCGCGGGCATCAACGTCCCCATCGTCCCCGGCATCATGCCGATCACGAACTACGAGCAGCTCCAGC encodes the following:
- the gcvH gene encoding glycine cleavage system protein GcvH translates to MADNIPGDLKYTREHEWARVQGKVVVVGVTAHAQESLGDVVYVELPKVGATLTEGKQFGVIESTKAVSELYSPLTGTVVKVNDALADNPSTVNTDPYGAGWIVEVELSDPKQVDALMDAAAYADLLKNA
- the metF gene encoding methylenetetrahydrofolate reductase [NAD(P)H]; protein product: MKIRNRLNPSNPCFSFEFFPPKTDEGVANLLKTLEDLAPLQPGFVSVTYGAGGSTRDRTVELVTRIKKETGIEAMAHLTCVGHSREELRELLKRLADARLDNLLVLRGDPPLGEKQFVPTPGGFQYASEMVRFIREEDFNFCLGGACYPEGHVETLSRDDDLRHLKEKVDAGLDFVVTQLFFDNAFFFDFVERARRAGINVPIVPGIMPITNYEQLQRFTRMCGATVPMRLALQLERVKDQPDALVQLGVAHATVQCMELLSRGVPGIHFYTLNKSPATRMIVSALRARS
- the gcvT gene encoding glycine cleavage system aminomethyltransferase GcvT, with the protein product MARRTPLNDAHRKLGARMVDFVGWDMPVQYSSVIGEHEAVRTAVGLFDVSHMGEVEFSGPGALETVNGLISNDLARISDGQAVYAGLLNERGTFVDDIVAYRFSPERIFICVNSSNREKDFAWMKEHAKGVKPVDRGDDWAQIAVQGPRAAGLVQRLTKTDTSKIGTYRFAEGEVAGVKSIISRTGYTGEDGFELYCAPDDAVKLWDALLTEGQQDGVKPCGLGARDSLRTEMKYALYGNDIDDAHTALEAGLGWIVKLDKPAFIGKDALVAQKAAGVKRKLVGFEVTGSGIPRHGYAIHKDGKPVGEVTSGTMGPSVKKPIGIGYVPAELSAEGSTFDVDIRGRPVPAVVVKTPFYKKP
- the gcvP gene encoding aminomethyl-transferring glycine dehydrogenase codes for the protein MSLNWKYQESFAGRHNGPDEHELKKMLATLGVTSLDAFIEQAVPPAIRAKEPLRLGAPRGEHELLAELEAIAAKNQVFRSFIGMGYHDTHTPNVILRNIFQNPGWYTQYTPYQAEIAQGRLEALLNFQTVIMDLTGLEVANASLLDEGTAAAEAMGLALHLKGEESGAAFFVSEACHPQTLDVVRTRAQPLGVEVVVGDHRTVDLAAKKYVGALVQYPSTDGAVYDYRGFGEKVHAAGGLLIVAADLLSLTLLTPPGEFGADVAVGSAQRFGVPLGYGGPHAGYFATKNAYTRVMPGRLIGVSEDAQGRRALRMALQTREQHIRREKATSNICTAQVLLAVIASMYAVYHGPKGLKAIAERVHGLTALLARGLTKLGLAPKHAQYFDTLRVELTGAQVRAVLSAAEQARMNFRRIDDKTVGVSLDETTRPSDVEAILAAFATGTGKAGVPSLYDLGTTPVESPVEQGLRRSSAFLEHSVFNSYHSETEMLRYIRRLEAKDLSLTHSMIPLGSCTMKLNATAEMIPVTWPQFGRLHPFAPTSQAAGYKVIFEQLERMLTAVTGFAGCSLQPNAGSQGEYAGLLVIRAYHQSRGQAHRDVCLIPSSAHGTNPASAVMAGYKVVVTKCDEDGNIDLADLRAKADQHKDQLAALMVTYPSTHGVFEEDIQEICSVIHERGGQVYMDGANLNAQVGLTAPGLVGADVCHINLHKTFCIPHGGGGPGMGPICVASHLVKFLPGHPVIQTGGSEAIGAISAAPWGSASILLISWMYATMMGGEGLTQATKLAILNANYIAERLQPHYPVLYRGKRGKVAHECIVDLRPLKKTSGVEVEDVAKRLMDFGFHAPTVSFPVAGTLMIEPTESESKAELDRFCDAMIAIRQEIRDIEEGRMPKDNNVLKNAPHTARVLTAPEWNRPYSREQAVFPAPWVRENKFWPSVGRLNNVLGDRKLVCSCPPIEDYMDPKAA